The Vulpes lagopus strain Blue_001 chromosome 14, ASM1834538v1, whole genome shotgun sequence genome window below encodes:
- the LOC121475730 gene encoding transcription and mRNA export factor ENY2-like → MNKDMQMRAVINQKLIETGERECLKELLRAKLIECGWKDQLKAHCKEVIKEKGLEHVTVDDLVAEITPKGRALVSDSVKKELLQRKRTFLAQPASL, encoded by the coding sequence ATGAACAAAGATATGCAGATGAGAGCGGTGATTAACCAAAAGTTGATagaaactggagaaagagaaTGCCTCAAAGAGTTGCTGAGAGCTAAATTAATTGAATGTGGCTGGAAGGACCAGTTGAAGGCACACTGTAAAGaggtaattaaagaaaaaggacTAGAACACGTTACTGTTGATGACTTGGTGGCTGAAATCACACCAAAAGGCAGAGCCCTGGTATCTGACAGTGTAAAGAAGGAGCTcctacaaagaaaaagaacattcctTGCTCAGCCTGCCAGCCTTTAA